From a region of the Halorubrum sp. BV1 genome:
- the thiL gene encoding thiamine-phosphate kinase yields the protein MNERDALRVLADDLPHAGDDAAVVGDTVITTDMLHERTDFPPGTSRYTAGWRAVGASLSDVAAMGAAATAAVAVYADADFDEADLDRFVAGAVDVCDAVDASYVGGDLDTHAEFTTASTAIGTLTESGPVTRAGAAPGDALCVTGEWGRSAAALRLFERGRSDDAVSDPAAECDDIERANELFRFTPRVADGLALAADATAMMDSSDGLARSLHQLGEASEVGFALDRDAVPVHPAVDAVTDGPAERFELAAHFGEDFELVCTLPEPAVDRVAARCPGSLVRVGSVVAAADGITADGDPLPDRGYTHGTE from the coding sequence GTGAACGAGCGAGACGCGCTCCGGGTGCTCGCGGACGACCTCCCGCACGCGGGCGACGACGCGGCGGTCGTCGGCGACACCGTCATCACGACGGACATGCTCCACGAGCGGACGGACTTCCCGCCGGGAACGAGCAGGTACACGGCCGGCTGGCGCGCGGTCGGCGCGTCGCTCTCCGACGTCGCCGCGATGGGCGCAGCCGCCACTGCGGCGGTCGCCGTCTACGCCGACGCCGACTTCGACGAGGCGGATCTCGACCGGTTCGTCGCCGGCGCAGTCGACGTCTGTGACGCCGTCGACGCCTCGTACGTCGGCGGCGACCTCGACACGCACGCGGAGTTCACGACCGCCTCGACCGCGATCGGGACGCTCACCGAGAGCGGTCCCGTCACGCGCGCCGGCGCTGCGCCGGGCGACGCGCTCTGTGTCACCGGCGAGTGGGGACGCTCCGCCGCGGCTCTCCGGCTGTTCGAGCGCGGCCGATCCGACGACGCAGTCTCTGACCCAGCAGCGGAGTGCGACGACATCGAACGCGCCAACGAGCTGTTCCGATTCACCCCGCGCGTGGCCGACGGGCTCGCGCTCGCGGCGGACGCCACTGCGATGATGGATTCCTCGGACGGCCTCGCCCGGTCGCTCCACCAGCTCGGGGAGGCGAGCGAGGTCGGGTTCGCGCTCGACCGCGACGCCGTCCCGGTTCACCCGGCGGTCGACGCGGTGACCGACGGCCCCGCGGAGCGGTTTGAACTCGCCGCGCACTTCGGCGAGGACTTCGAACTTGTCTGTACGCTTCCCGAGCCGGCGGTGGACCGCGTTGCCGCTCGGTGTCCTGGCTCGCTGGTTCGCGTCGGCTCCGTCGTGGCCGCCGCCGACGGGATCACCGCCGACGGTGACCCGCTCCCGGACCGCGGCTACACGCACGGGACGGAGTGA
- the aceA gene encoding isocitrate lyase: protein MHPSELDDDVYARDIDNPAGRKLREQFAEQDYTFAPGIYHALDARLAEMAGVDAAYMSGYSTVLGQFGFPDLEMVSMTEMVENAKRMVEATNLPVVADCDTGYGGVHNVRRAVREYEKAGVAAVHIEDQTSPKRCGHIAGKQIVSREQARSRFEAAVDAKQSEDTVIIARTDAYGSANGDWDEHVERGRIYADAGVDLVWPEMPDPSREDAIRYAEEIHETHPDLDLAFNYSSSFAWSEQEDPLTFEELGELGYQYIFITLYGLHSGAHAVYEDMENIAENAEQAQWDLEDRYLGHETESHHELSFVPRYQDIEARFDPEAKARQEESAGFTEDDSDPITAGDESETEDDSDPVATPESADD, encoded by the coding sequence ATGCATCCAAGCGAACTCGACGACGACGTTTACGCCAGAGACATCGACAACCCGGCCGGCCGCAAGCTCCGCGAGCAGTTCGCCGAGCAGGACTACACGTTCGCGCCCGGGATCTACCACGCGCTCGACGCCCGCCTCGCCGAGATGGCGGGTGTCGACGCCGCCTACATGAGCGGCTACTCGACCGTCCTCGGCCAGTTCGGCTTCCCCGACCTGGAGATGGTCTCCATGACCGAGATGGTCGAGAACGCGAAGCGAATGGTCGAAGCGACGAACCTCCCGGTCGTCGCCGACTGTGACACCGGCTACGGCGGCGTCCACAACGTCCGCCGCGCGGTCCGCGAGTACGAGAAGGCCGGCGTCGCCGCCGTCCACATCGAAGACCAGACCTCGCCGAAGCGCTGCGGCCACATCGCCGGCAAGCAGATCGTCTCCCGCGAACAGGCGCGCTCGCGCTTCGAGGCCGCGGTCGACGCCAAGCAGAGCGAGGACACAGTCATTATCGCCCGCACGGACGCGTACGGCTCCGCGAACGGCGACTGGGACGAGCATGTCGAGCGCGGCCGGATCTACGCCGACGCCGGCGTCGACCTCGTCTGGCCAGAGATGCCCGACCCGTCCCGCGAAGACGCGATCCGCTACGCCGAGGAGATCCACGAGACGCACCCCGATCTGGACCTCGCGTTCAACTACTCCTCGTCGTTCGCGTGGAGCGAGCAGGAGGACCCGCTCACGTTCGAGGAGCTGGGCGAGCTGGGCTACCAGTACATCTTCATCACGCTGTACGGGCTCCACTCCGGCGCACACGCCGTCTACGAGGACATGGAGAACATCGCCGAGAACGCCGAACAGGCCCAGTGGGATCTGGAAGACCGATACCTCGGTCACGAGACCGAGAGCCACCACGAGCTCTCCTTCGTCCCGCGATATCAGGACATCGAGGCGCGCTTCGACCCCGAGGCGAAGGCGCGTCAAGAAGAGTCCGCCGGGTTCACCGAAGACGACAGTGACCCGATCACGGCCGGCGACGAGTCGGAGACCGAAGACGACAGCGACCCGGTCGCGACGCCTGAGAGCGCGGACGACTGA
- a CDS encoding transposase — MALEKNVDCPSCGESREFYRTAAMTLHLGEKTKWRCPECGYGFVEINGIDTLAA; from the coding sequence ATGGCGCTCGAAAAGAACGTGGACTGTCCATCGTGTGGCGAGTCCCGGGAGTTCTATCGGACCGCGGCGATGACGCTTCACCTCGGCGAGAAGACGAAGTGGCGCTGTCCGGAGTGCGGCTACGGATTCGTCGAAATAAACGGGATCGACACGCTCGCAGCTTGA